A single genomic interval of Lewinellaceae bacterium harbors:
- a CDS encoding TonB-dependent receptor gives MKIRVLVAWHLLAVAVGQAQNLSGVIVDDSGVPIAHVFIENLTNEAQALSAEDGTFRLPVTHLPAEIRLQHLSFEDKIIRLDSIPSATLHIQLQPASLTLDPVEVIHHWATGKTPMTYTNYPGAEIQKQNTGQDMPYLLRYTPSLWVNSDAGNGIGYTSMRIRGSDPTRINVTINGVPLNDPESQYVFWVDLPDFASSTKQMQIQRGVGTSTNGAGAFGASINLNTQSFTTGPQARITGSLGSFNTRRASAEVSTGLINNHFQMDGRLSTIHSDGYIDRARADLRSYYLSAAYLNRNTSLRFLHFSGKENTYQAWDGVPATYIDDPQLRRYNSAGSERPGSPHPNEIDDYQQSHYQAIWNQKLSVFMDLNVTLHYTKGYGYFEQYKADQLLSDYGITDPTGQHLTTNLIRRRWLDNDFYGALASWALHTAKGMTWTLGAAGNDYLGNHYGEVIWASFMGDAEQGFRYYDNDARKRDLSAYSKWEIPLTRQLQSYLDLQVRQVYYDFLGTGQDGRPLRQSVQLPFFNPKAGLSWVPSAHHRAYLSFAVGHKEPNRDDYTESSSSQHPLPESLYNTELGWDWSGARASLGANIYHMYYVNQLVLNGQINDVGAYTRINIPKSYRAGIEVQSQWQPLEKLEIITNLTWSQNRVRKFTDYVDDWDAGGQIPVEYRNTSLSFSPQWVNNQQIRYYLQGNKEASRNILVQWAWNHVSRQNLDNTQQKEASIPGYWVNDLALIGSIPVKNGPQIGWNIQVQNLWNTLYTTNGWVYRFSSAGYDPRPDDPYAQLESGTRYHLAGYYPQATRQVLASLTLTW, from the coding sequence GTGAAAATCCGCGTACTGGTGGCTTGGCATCTATTAGCTGTTGCCGTTGGCCAAGCACAAAATCTGTCCGGGGTCATTGTCGATGATTCCGGTGTTCCGATCGCTCATGTATTCATTGAAAATCTTACCAATGAGGCACAGGCTCTCTCGGCAGAAGACGGAACCTTCCGATTACCTGTAACCCATCTGCCGGCAGAGATCCGCTTACAGCATCTCAGTTTCGAAGACAAGATTATCCGGCTGGATTCAATACCTTCGGCTACGCTTCATATTCAGCTGCAGCCTGCTTCCCTGACTCTGGACCCGGTGGAGGTGATCCACCACTGGGCCACTGGAAAAACCCCGATGACGTATACCAATTATCCAGGGGCAGAGATTCAAAAACAAAATACCGGGCAGGATATGCCCTATCTGTTACGGTATACGCCCTCCCTGTGGGTCAATTCGGATGCCGGAAATGGAATCGGTTACACCAGCATGCGGATCCGTGGCTCCGATCCTACGCGTATCAACGTCACCATCAATGGAGTTCCACTGAATGATCCGGAATCGCAATATGTATTCTGGGTTGATCTGCCGGATTTCGCATCCAGCACCAAGCAAATGCAGATCCAGCGCGGTGTGGGTACTTCAACGAATGGAGCAGGAGCATTTGGCGCGAGCATAAACCTCAACACCCAGTCTTTTACGACTGGCCCTCAGGCACGCATCACCGGATCTCTGGGCTCGTTCAATACCCGGAGGGCCTCTGCTGAAGTCAGCACAGGCCTGATTAACAACCATTTTCAAATGGACGGAAGGCTTTCAACCATTCACTCCGATGGCTATATTGACCGGGCACGGGCAGATCTGAGATCTTACTACCTCAGCGCAGCTTACTTAAACCGGAATACGTCCCTTAGATTCCTGCATTTTTCAGGCAAAGAGAATACTTACCAAGCCTGGGATGGTGTTCCTGCCACCTATATCGACGATCCCCAGCTCCGCCGCTACAATTCAGCCGGGTCGGAGCGCCCGGGCTCTCCCCATCCTAACGAAATTGATGACTACCAGCAAAGCCATTATCAGGCGATATGGAATCAAAAACTGTCGGTTTTCATGGATCTTAATGTCACCCTGCATTATACCAAGGGATATGGTTATTTTGAACAATACAAAGCGGATCAACTTCTCTCCGACTACGGGATAACCGATCCAACCGGCCAGCACCTAACCACGAATCTGATCCGGCGACGCTGGCTTGATAATGACTTTTATGGCGCACTTGCTTCCTGGGCTTTGCACACAGCCAAAGGAATGACCTGGACATTGGGTGCAGCCGGAAATGATTACCTGGGGAACCATTACGGCGAGGTCATTTGGGCCAGTTTTATGGGGGATGCCGAACAGGGCTTTAGATACTATGACAATGATGCCAGAAAACGCGATCTCAGTGCCTATAGTAAATGGGAAATACCTCTGACCAGACAGTTGCAAAGTTACCTGGATCTGCAAGTCAGGCAGGTCTACTATGATTTCCTCGGGACCGGCCAGGATGGGCGACCATTGAGGCAATCGGTCCAGCTTCCTTTTTTCAACCCAAAGGCAGGATTGTCCTGGGTACCCAGTGCACACCACCGGGCTTATCTATCTTTTGCGGTAGGACATAAAGAGCCTAACCGGGATGATTATACGGAAAGCAGCAGTTCCCAGCATCCCCTGCCGGAATCCCTTTACAACACCGAGCTGGGCTGGGACTGGTCGGGTGCCAGGGCTTCTCTTGGCGCCAACATTTACCATATGTACTATGTTAATCAACTGGTGTTAAATGGTCAAATCAACGATGTGGGCGCCTATACCCGCATCAATATCCCAAAGAGCTACCGGGCAGGAATAGAGGTTCAATCCCAGTGGCAACCCTTGGAAAAACTTGAAATCATCACCAACCTGACCTGGAGCCAAAACCGGGTCAGAAAATTTACCGATTATGTGGATGATTGGGATGCCGGTGGACAGATCCCCGTTGAATATCGTAACACCAGTCTATCCTTCTCACCACAATGGGTCAACAATCAGCAAATCCGGTATTACCTTCAGGGCAACAAAGAAGCAAGCCGCAACATCCTGGTCCAATGGGCGTGGAACCACGTCAGCCGTCAAAACCTCGACAATACACAACAAAAAGAAGCATCGATCCCGGGATATTGGGTAAATGACCTGGCCTTGATCGGATCAATCCCGGTGAAAAACGGGCCGCAGATCGGCTGGAATATCCAGGTACAAAATTTATGGAATACCCTGTACACAACCAATGGCTGGGTTTATCGGTTCAGTTCAGCCGGATACGATCCGCGACCCGATGATCCTTATGCACAACTGGAATCGGGCACCCGGTATCATCTGGCCGGTTATTACCCGCAAGCAACCAGGCAGGTGCTGGCTTCATTGACCCTGACCTGGTAG
- a CDS encoding NAD(P)H-dependent oxidoreductase subunit E: MSKNLSALSGRKGLDRGLFEQLGKLGEEDGTPDPGQLEELAKSFLIGTANTYGVATFYDLLRPENKGKQVYVCNGSACLNAGTQPHVHEQLTRFFPAEAIGEMCCLGRCHENAAFQFGGNNYSGTAIRHLDAIVAGKATSGDRYSVVSTGPAILTQNDLTLDECIATLGQVLQTNPEEILTAIQISGLRGRGGAGFPIGQKLAFCRQASGETKFVICNADEGDPGAYSDRYLLEHQPHRLLLGMLIAGYVTGASWGVLYIRAEYPESIRIMEQAVQDFRRAGLAGNDVPESGFGFRFKIIQARGAYICGEETALINSIEGQRPEVRVRPPYPAQSGLFGKPTVVNNVETLAVLPTTLVDGGNYYASLGTDASPGTKLLSLDGHFMQPGIYEVEMGTPLQAVIDHAGGFRIPVKALHIGGPLGGLVPANKFSELTIDFESFAQAGFLLGHASFIAIPQSLPLISYLADLFRFAAHESCGKCFPCRLGTKRAEELFTRAAAGEQEIDPVLLDDLLFTLESGSLCAHGGGIPLPVRNALMYFKKELEPYFKPRIILSDVSHT, encoded by the coding sequence ATGTCTAAGAATTTGAGTGCGCTCTCAGGGAGAAAAGGTCTTGATCGGGGATTGTTTGAGCAGCTGGGGAAGCTTGGTGAGGAGGATGGTACTCCCGATCCCGGACAACTCGAAGAATTGGCTAAATCCTTTCTGATCGGGACAGCCAATACCTACGGCGTAGCTACCTTCTATGACTTACTGAGACCTGAAAATAAAGGCAAGCAGGTTTATGTATGCAATGGATCTGCCTGCCTGAACGCCGGGACACAGCCCCATGTCCATGAACAATTAACCCGATTTTTTCCAGCGGAGGCCATTGGAGAGATGTGCTGCCTGGGACGGTGTCACGAAAATGCCGCTTTTCAGTTTGGTGGGAACAATTACTCGGGTACAGCCATCAGGCACCTGGATGCCATTGTGGCCGGAAAGGCAACATCTGGAGATCGTTATTCCGTAGTTTCAACAGGGCCGGCAATCCTTACCCAAAACGATTTGACTCTGGACGAATGCATTGCAACTCTCGGGCAGGTATTGCAGACTAATCCGGAAGAAATCCTGACTGCGATCCAGATTTCCGGACTGCGGGGGAGAGGAGGTGCAGGATTTCCGATCGGACAAAAACTGGCCTTCTGCAGGCAAGCTTCCGGAGAAACGAAGTTTGTTATTTGTAATGCCGATGAAGGTGACCCGGGAGCTTATTCGGATCGTTATTTGCTCGAGCATCAGCCACATCGACTGTTATTGGGGATGCTCATTGCAGGATATGTGACCGGAGCGTCATGGGGTGTGCTCTATATCCGGGCAGAATATCCGGAGTCCATTCGCATTATGGAGCAGGCTGTACAAGATTTCCGTCGGGCTGGATTGGCCGGAAATGATGTGCCTGAAAGTGGATTTGGATTCCGGTTCAAGATCATCCAGGCCAGGGGCGCCTACATCTGTGGCGAAGAAACAGCTTTGATTAATTCCATTGAGGGTCAACGACCGGAAGTACGCGTACGCCCACCTTACCCTGCTCAATCGGGATTGTTCGGTAAGCCTACCGTTGTCAATAATGTAGAAACGCTGGCTGTTCTTCCGACCACACTGGTGGATGGTGGTAATTATTACGCTTCCTTAGGGACGGATGCTTCTCCCGGCACCAAATTGCTAAGCCTGGACGGCCATTTTATGCAGCCGGGGATCTACGAAGTAGAGATGGGAACACCGTTACAAGCTGTCATCGATCACGCAGGAGGATTCCGAATCCCGGTGAAGGCTTTACACATTGGAGGGCCGCTGGGAGGTCTGGTACCGGCTAACAAATTCTCAGAGCTAACGATTGATTTTGAATCCTTCGCTCAGGCCGGATTTTTGCTGGGGCACGCCTCATTTATTGCAATCCCGCAATCATTGCCTCTCATAAGCTACCTGGCAGACCTGTTTCGATTTGCCGCCCACGAAAGCTGCGGAAAATGCTTCCCATGCCGGCTAGGCACCAAGCGTGCGGAAGAACTATTTACCCGGGCTGCTGCCGGAGAGCAAGAGATTGATCCTGTTTTATTGGATGATCTGCTCTTCACTCTGGAGTCCGGTTCATTGTGTGCCCATGGAGGAGGCATTCCTCTGCCGGTACGTAATGCACTCATGTATTTCAAAAAGGAACTCGAACCTTATTTCAAACCCAGAATAATTTTGTCTGATGTTAGTCACACCTAA
- the fdhF gene encoding formate dehydrogenase subunit alpha, producing the protein MLVTPKEKKRFATKEENGAVAFIDGKPYAYQKGETMLQFIRRNLGTHLVPTLCDAPNLDPFGSCRVCSVEVAQNASGPRKMVASCHTPLMPGMHLFPTSHKVQRLRKNILELVLTDHPLDCLTCEVNGNCELQHVAAQVGIREVRYPAGAQHTDRSKDLSHPYMVSDLSKCINCYRCVRACDEVQGQFVLTMAGRGFDAHIVKGANKQFVESDCVSCGACAQACPTSAISDVFQSKAILATEKTRTVCTYCGVGCNLEVSTRGENEILSIRAPYDAEVNHGHTCLKGRYAFQFYNHPERLRHPLIKRNGRFEEATWDEAYDYIIGRLNTYISDYGADAIAGISSSRCTNEENYLMQKFIRAVVGTNNIDGCARVCHSPTALGMQRTFGTGAATNSVEDLNHTNCILVIGANPTDAHPVTGARMKQKAMQGVTTIVIDPRETELAKYATYHLQLRPGTNVAVLNMMMYYIVQEGLVDQDFIDHRTEGYRSFTEALLSLDMDTMEAISGVPRGLVREAAIAYASAPNAMSFHGLGVTEHSQGTFTVMQIAELAMLTGNIGRPGVGVNPLRGQNNVQGSADMGVQPHQGAGYLDITREDVRNRYESYYGVQLPQHIGYKIPEMFDAALQNKLKAIWIIGEDVVQTDPNTQKVIRALDAIDLVVVQELFMTETAKYADVVLPASSFLEKSGTFTNGERRVQRVNQVIDPLPGTKPDGQIIVEIMQRMGYPQPDYSAPAVLAEIAGIVPFFAGIRWEDLGTNGKQWPVAEDGTDSKIIHVESFKRGKGKFEFHGFQESPERSEFEKDYPYILTTNRELEHYNCGAMTRRTKNVEILTEDYLLIHPDDAANHGIAAGDMVCVESPRGKVDIKAKVTDEVNAGILSTTFHFPEIMVNNITSDIHDSEAKCPEYKVVSVRIRKSKGKYRHTVSA; encoded by the coding sequence ATGTTAGTCACACCTAAGGAAAAGAAGCGATTCGCCACAAAAGAGGAAAATGGAGCAGTGGCATTTATTGATGGTAAACCTTACGCTTATCAGAAAGGGGAGACCATGCTTCAGTTCATTCGTCGCAATCTTGGAACGCATTTGGTGCCAACTCTGTGTGATGCGCCGAATCTTGATCCTTTTGGTTCCTGCAGGGTGTGCAGTGTTGAGGTTGCTCAAAATGCTTCCGGTCCCCGGAAAATGGTAGCATCCTGTCACACACCACTCATGCCTGGGATGCATTTGTTCCCAACTTCCCACAAAGTACAACGGTTGCGTAAAAATATTCTGGAACTGGTGCTCACCGACCACCCGTTAGATTGCCTGACCTGTGAGGTGAACGGCAACTGCGAATTGCAGCACGTAGCCGCTCAGGTAGGGATCCGGGAAGTACGTTATCCGGCCGGAGCCCAGCATACGGATCGCTCTAAGGATTTGAGCCATCCCTATATGGTATCGGACCTGTCGAAATGCATCAATTGCTATCGTTGCGTCCGTGCCTGTGATGAAGTACAGGGGCAATTTGTATTGACCATGGCCGGACGCGGATTTGACGCTCATATTGTAAAAGGAGCAAATAAACAATTTGTAGAATCCGATTGTGTAAGCTGTGGTGCCTGTGCCCAGGCCTGCCCGACATCCGCTATCAGCGATGTATTCCAATCCAAGGCAATCCTTGCAACGGAAAAGACCAGGACGGTTTGCACGTATTGCGGGGTAGGGTGCAACCTGGAGGTATCGACCCGGGGTGAGAATGAGATCTTATCCATACGTGCACCCTATGATGCCGAAGTCAATCACGGGCACACCTGTTTGAAAGGGCGCTACGCATTCCAGTTTTACAACCATCCGGAACGCTTGCGCCATCCGTTGATCAAACGTAATGGCCGGTTTGAGGAGGCTACCTGGGATGAGGCTTATGACTACATCATTGGCCGATTGAACACCTATATTTCAGATTATGGCGCCGATGCCATTGCCGGGATCTCTTCATCCCGGTGCACCAATGAAGAAAATTACCTGATGCAGAAGTTTATCCGGGCCGTGGTGGGGACCAATAACATTGACGGATGTGCCCGGGTCTGCCATTCACCCACTGCACTTGGGATGCAACGTACGTTCGGTACCGGTGCGGCCACCAATTCCGTAGAGGATCTTAATCACACCAATTGCATATTGGTTATTGGTGCAAACCCAACCGACGCGCACCCGGTTACCGGGGCACGGATGAAACAAAAAGCCATGCAAGGGGTGACCACCATCGTCATCGATCCCCGAGAGACCGAGCTGGCAAAATACGCGACCTACCATCTTCAATTGCGCCCGGGGACCAATGTTGCAGTACTTAATATGATGATGTATTACATCGTGCAGGAGGGCCTGGTGGATCAGGATTTTATTGATCATCGTACGGAAGGGTACCGGTCGTTCACTGAAGCTCTGTTAAGCCTCGATATGGACACGATGGAGGCTATATCCGGCGTGCCCCGGGGATTGGTTCGCGAAGCAGCGATCGCATATGCATCTGCGCCCAATGCCATGTCGTTTCATGGCCTTGGGGTTACGGAACATTCTCAGGGAACATTCACCGTGATGCAGATCGCTGAACTGGCAATGCTGACCGGGAATATTGGCCGGCCGGGAGTGGGCGTTAACCCATTGCGCGGCCAGAATAATGTCCAGGGGTCGGCAGATATGGGTGTGCAGCCACACCAGGGCGCCGGGTATCTCGACATAACCCGCGAGGATGTACGCAATCGGTATGAGTCGTATTATGGCGTGCAATTGCCGCAGCACATTGGGTACAAGATACCGGAGATGTTTGATGCTGCCCTGCAAAACAAACTAAAAGCCATCTGGATCATTGGGGAAGACGTGGTGCAGACAGATCCAAACACCCAAAAAGTGATCCGGGCGCTCGATGCCATCGATCTGGTTGTGGTTCAGGAATTATTTATGACAGAAACTGCAAAATATGCCGACGTAGTCCTGCCGGCATCTTCTTTTCTGGAGAAGAGCGGAACCTTTACCAATGGAGAGCGTCGGGTACAGCGGGTAAACCAGGTAATAGATCCATTACCGGGCACGAAACCGGATGGTCAGATTATTGTCGAGATCATGCAACGCATGGGATATCCGCAGCCAGATTATTCTGCCCCAGCAGTACTGGCCGAAATTGCCGGCATCGTTCCGTTTTTTGCAGGTATTCGCTGGGAGGATCTGGGTACCAATGGCAAGCAATGGCCAGTCGCCGAAGATGGTACCGATTCAAAGATCATTCATGTGGAGTCGTTCAAACGGGGCAAAGGCAAGTTTGAATTTCACGGATTTCAAGAATCTCCGGAGCGGTCTGAATTTGAAAAAGATTATCCCTACATATTGACCACTAACCGCGAGCTGGAACACTATAATTGTGGCGCCATGACGCGGCGTACTAAAAATGTGGAAATCCTTACGGAAGACTATTTATTGATCCACCCGGATGACGCAGCAAATCATGGTATTGCTGCCGGAGATATGGTCTGTGTCGAATCACCCCGTGGTAAGGTGGATATAAAAGCTAAAGTGACTGATGAAGTCAATGCAGGTATATTGAGTACGACCTTTCATTTTCCGGAAATAATGGTCAATAACATAACTTCGGACATCCACGATTCAGAGGCTAAATGCCCGGAATACAAAGTAGTTTCTGTGCGCATCCGGAAATCGAAAGGTAAATATCGTCATACTGTGTCTGCGTGA
- a CDS encoding SMP-30/gluconolactonase/LRE family protein, which produces MRWLGSVILVVNLFACSSGESPKETAVSPYSTTGTVERLDLRINEYIAREAVIEVLDSGYNWTEGPVWLADEGYYVFSDVPENTVFAWQDGKGSWEWLKPSGYTGIVPRPGEMGSNGLTLDPQGELVLCQHGDRRVAKLDAPLSNPLPTFATLADHYEGKRFNSPNDVIFDHHGRMYFTDPPYGLINNMQDSSKEIPFQGIYRVDSPGEVVLLDTVSRPNGIALSPDERTLYIANSDPLKAVWYAYTLSENGEVSDKRIFMDVTDKVNVHNPGLPDGMKVHPSGTLFATGPGGVWLINAQGEPLGIIRTGQATANCSFNSDYSELFMTADGYIMRIKLETNLLKKRTQ; this is translated from the coding sequence ATGAGATGGCTGGGTTCAGTGATTCTGGTGGTTAACCTCTTTGCCTGTTCATCGGGTGAATCGCCTAAAGAAACAGCAGTCAGTCCCTATTCTACGACAGGCACCGTGGAAAGACTGGATTTGCGCATCAATGAATACATAGCGCGGGAAGCGGTCATTGAAGTGCTTGATAGTGGGTACAACTGGACGGAAGGGCCTGTTTGGCTGGCTGACGAAGGCTATTATGTCTTTTCAGATGTTCCTGAAAATACGGTCTTCGCCTGGCAGGATGGCAAAGGATCCTGGGAATGGCTGAAGCCAAGCGGATACACAGGAATTGTGCCCCGGCCCGGCGAAATGGGTTCTAACGGGTTAACACTGGATCCGCAAGGAGAACTCGTCCTTTGTCAGCATGGTGATCGTCGTGTGGCAAAGCTGGACGCTCCGTTGTCCAATCCGTTGCCTACATTCGCAACCCTGGCTGACCATTACGAAGGGAAGCGTTTCAATAGCCCGAATGATGTGATTTTTGATCATCATGGTCGTATGTATTTTACTGACCCACCCTATGGACTTATCAATAATATGCAGGATAGCTCCAAAGAGATTCCCTTCCAGGGAATATACCGGGTCGACTCTCCGGGTGAAGTGGTGCTACTGGATACGGTAAGCCGGCCCAATGGAATTGCTCTATCACCGGATGAACGCACCCTGTATATCGCTAACTCCGACCCACTTAAGGCGGTTTGGTATGCCTATACGCTTAGTGAAAATGGGGAAGTCTCCGACAAACGGATCTTTATGGATGTTACGGATAAGGTTAATGTTCATAATCCCGGTCTGCCTGACGGCATGAAGGTTCATCCTTCGGGTACTTTGTTTGCCACGGGACCAGGGGGCGTATGGTTAATTAATGCTCAGGGTGAACCACTAGGCATCATACGTACCGGTCAGGCAACAGCCAACTGTAGTTTCAATAGTGATTATTCTGAGTTGTTCATGACTGCGGATGGTTACATCATGCGGATCAAACTGGAAACGAATCTGCTGAAGAAGCGGACTCAATGA
- a CDS encoding ATP-binding protein, whose protein sequence is MIFSVTGPESSGKSTLCHAIHLTTNWLWIPEYSRNYLSRPPVSSTPELILRIASAQSALETLQCYQETCTLSDTDVYTFAIWWQDKVGKALPPLLARWMEAARNRYQHVFLCYPDMPWEADPLREDENRREKLFQDYELLLSGLSIPYTILNGPLEMRKIQAIAIIESASSADSFPV, encoded by the coding sequence ATGATATTTTCGGTTACCGGACCTGAAAGTTCAGGCAAATCGACACTTTGCCACGCCATCCATTTGACTACCAATTGGTTGTGGATTCCGGAATACAGCCGGAATTATCTTAGCCGCCCGCCCGTCAGCTCAACTCCTGAATTAATCCTGCGCATAGCTTCGGCTCAGTCTGCCCTGGAGACCTTACAATGCTATCAGGAAACCTGTACTTTATCCGATACCGATGTCTATACCTTTGCCATCTGGTGGCAGGACAAAGTGGGCAAAGCGTTGCCTCCTCTCCTGGCCCGATGGATGGAAGCTGCACGTAACAGATATCAGCATGTATTTCTTTGTTATCCCGACATGCCCTGGGAAGCAGATCCGCTGCGGGAAGATGAAAACCGCCGTGAAAAGTTATTTCAGGATTATGAATTGTTGCTATCCGGACTTTCAATACCCTACACCATCCTTAACGGGCCCCTGGAAATGCGAAAAATACAGGCTATAGCCATCATTGAGTCCGCTTCTTCAGCAGATTCGTTTCCAGTTTGA
- a CDS encoding ATP-binding cassette domain-containing protein: protein MIRAERIYKSFGEHNVLKDISLTFDTGKNNLIIGRSGAGKTVLLKILVGLIRPDEGSIWYDDVEFSRLNKRQLKTVRMQVGMLFQGSALFDSMTVEENVRFPLDMFTTQTKKEKDNRVNWCLERVNLAGNNSKFPSEISGGMQKRVGIARAIVLNPKYLFCDEPNSGLDPKTSILIDELINSITEENHITTIINTHDMNSVMEIGENIALLHQGRVAWIGNKESVLHSDNPDMEDFVFASPFLQRLRDQAAGNS from the coding sequence ATGATTCGAGCCGAGCGTATATATAAATCATTTGGTGAACACAATGTCCTGAAGGATATCAGCCTGACGTTTGATACCGGTAAAAACAATCTGATCATTGGCCGAAGTGGTGCAGGTAAAACCGTCTTACTCAAAATCCTGGTAGGTCTTATCCGGCCGGATGAAGGATCCATCTGGTACGATGACGTTGAATTTTCAAGACTCAATAAAAGGCAGTTAAAAACTGTCAGAATGCAGGTCGGCATGCTCTTCCAGGGATCGGCTTTGTTTGATTCCATGACGGTAGAGGAAAATGTTAGGTTCCCTCTGGATATGTTTACCACCCAGACAAAAAAGGAAAAAGATAACCGGGTTAACTGGTGCCTTGAACGGGTCAACCTGGCAGGTAATAATTCAAAATTTCCCTCTGAAATAAGCGGCGGGATGCAAAAACGGGTAGGTATAGCCCGGGCTATCGTACTGAATCCGAAATACCTGTTTTGTGATGAGCCGAACTCAGGATTGGATCCTAAAACCAGTATCCTGATTGATGAGTTGATCAACAGTATTACTGAAGAAAATCATATCACCACCATCATCAATACCCATGATATGAACTCCGTGATGGAAATTGGTGAGAACATTGCCCTACTCCACCAGGGCCGTGTCGCCTGGATCGGTAATAAAGAATCCGTACTGCACAGCGACAATCCGGACATGGAAGATTTTGTTTTCGCATCGCCCTTTCTGCAACGACTTCGCGACCAGGCAGCAGGTAATTCCTAA
- a CDS encoding ABC transporter permease — protein MLKLLSHFGRFIIMMGNAFAKPERWSMYWKETVRQMYDIGIGSLVIVGLISVFIGAVTAIQFSYQLDGTLIPRYYIGYIVRDIAIIELAPTFTCLVLAGKVGSNMAAELGGMRQKEHIDAMEIMGVNTAGFLIMPRLIAAITVIPMLVIVAAFLAVAGGYLTMVPTHFLASEEYIQGLRSFFVPFNVTLMLVKSFVFAIILTCVSTYHGYTVTGGSIELGRASTQAVVLSDILIILADYVIAVVLTT, from the coding sequence ATGCTTAAACTGCTGTCGCATTTTGGACGGTTTATCATCATGATGGGCAATGCATTCGCTAAGCCGGAGCGCTGGTCGATGTATTGGAAAGAAACGGTGCGGCAAATGTACGACATCGGTATAGGATCACTGGTGATCGTAGGTTTGATCTCGGTATTCATCGGAGCCGTTACGGCCATCCAATTCTCCTATCAGCTGGATGGCACCCTCATCCCGAGGTATTACATCGGCTACATTGTAAGGGATATAGCGATCATCGAGCTGGCTCCTACCTTCACCTGTCTGGTTTTAGCAGGGAAAGTCGGATCAAACATGGCTGCCGAACTGGGAGGAATGCGCCAGAAGGAACACATCGATGCGATGGAGATCATGGGGGTGAATACGGCCGGCTTTCTGATCATGCCACGGCTGATCGCCGCCATTACCGTTATCCCCATGCTGGTGATTGTTGCTGCATTTCTGGCCGTAGCCGGGGGATATTTGACCATGGTACCGACCCATTTCCTGGCCAGTGAAGAGTACATCCAGGGACTGCGTTCCTTCTTTGTCCCCTTTAACGTTACCCTGATGCTCGTGAAGTCCTTCGTCTTTGCCATCATCCTGACCTGTGTTTCGACTTACCATGGCTATACCGTGACCGGTGGCAGTATAGAATTAGGACGTGCGAGTACCCAGGCCGTTGTTTTAAGCGACATCCTGATCATTCTCGCCGATTATGTTATTGCCGTAGTATTAACGACCTGA
- a CDS encoding SDR family oxidoreductase has protein sequence MRAIISGGTKGIGLAIAEQLVGEGYDLALCSRQVTDLIAAQKKLLQIRTGAEILIRETNVRNKEEIKGFVDYVLGKWDRIDVLVNNAGIFISGKITEEEDGVLEEMIETNLYGVYNMTRAVLPAMLPYHRGHIINMASIASIIAYPNGGSYSISKFGLLGFSKVLREELKPAGIKVTALLPGATWSDSWSGADLPYERLIETRDIAKIVSSILSLSDSADIEELIVRPQLGDL, from the coding sequence ATGCGAGCTATCATTAGCGGAGGCACAAAAGGAATCGGACTGGCCATTGCAGAACAACTGGTGGGTGAAGGATATGATCTTGCCCTCTGTTCGAGGCAGGTGACTGACCTGATAGCTGCTCAAAAAAAACTCCTGCAGATCCGTACAGGTGCGGAAATCCTGATCCGGGAAACCAATGTCCGTAATAAAGAGGAAATAAAAGGTTTTGTTGATTATGTGCTGGGTAAATGGGATCGTATCGATGTACTGGTGAATAATGCCGGGATTTTTATCTCAGGAAAAATAACGGAGGAAGAAGATGGTGTGCTGGAAGAAATGATCGAAACCAATCTATACGGCGTGTATAACATGACCCGTGCCGTGTTACCAGCTATGCTGCCCTACCACCGCGGCCACATCATCAATATGGCTTCCATTGCAAGCATCATTGCCTATCCGAATGGCGGATCGTACTCCATTTCGAAATTCGGATTGCTGGGATTCTCTAAAGTATTGAGAGAAGAATTGAAGCCGGCCGGTATTAAGGTAACGGCACTCCTGCCCGGCGCCACCTGGTCCGATTCATGGTCCGGAGCGGATTTACCTTATGAGCGATTGATTGAAACACGGGATATTGCAAAAATTGTTTCATCCATATTAAGCCTGTCGGATTCAGCGGACATCGAGGAGTTGATTGTGAGGCCGCAACTGGGCGATTTATAA